A genomic window from Rhizobium sp. EC-SD404 includes:
- the sseA gene encoding 3-mercaptopyruvate sulfurtransferase translates to MTKSAFIIDGETLQARLGDARLRIVDASWYLPAQNRDQRAEYAAGHISGAVFFDQDAIVDASSALPHALPSPELFAEKVGALGISEADTIVVYDGPGLFSAPRVWWMFRTMGASSVLLLDGGLDRWKAEGRPVTSETNTPEKAVFTTAFDASKVATIDDVRAVIDDGSAQIADARPHGRFTGEEPEPRAGMHSGHMPGAFNVPAASLGEGGSLKDLEALAETLKHAGVDPSKPVVTTCGSGVTAATITLALHSLGFTDNKLYDGSWSEWGARDDTPIKKGAGIIDDASSSPKE, encoded by the coding sequence CGGCTTGGCGACGCGCGCCTTCGGATCGTCGATGCCTCCTGGTACCTGCCTGCCCAAAACCGAGATCAGCGTGCCGAATACGCTGCCGGCCACATCTCGGGCGCCGTATTCTTCGATCAAGACGCCATCGTCGATGCCAGTTCGGCGCTGCCGCATGCGCTTCCCTCGCCGGAGCTTTTTGCCGAGAAAGTCGGCGCGCTCGGCATTTCGGAAGCTGACACGATCGTCGTCTATGACGGCCCCGGCCTCTTTTCCGCTCCGCGCGTCTGGTGGATGTTCCGCACGATGGGCGCAAGCTCGGTGCTTCTGCTCGACGGCGGGCTCGACCGCTGGAAAGCGGAGGGCCGGCCCGTAACGAGCGAGACGAACACGCCGGAGAAAGCCGTGTTCACTACCGCATTCGACGCGAGCAAAGTCGCCACGATCGACGATGTGCGCGCCGTCATCGACGACGGCTCCGCACAGATTGCCGATGCGCGGCCGCATGGCCGCTTCACCGGCGAGGAACCCGAGCCGCGCGCCGGTATGCACTCCGGTCACATGCCGGGTGCCTTCAACGTGCCGGCGGCCTCGCTTGGCGAAGGCGGCAGCCTCAAGGATCTCGAGGCACTGGCCGAAACGCTGAAGCATGCGGGTGTCGACCCTTCAAAGCCCGTCGTCACGACCTGTGGTTCCGGCGTCACGGCAGCGACGATCACGCTCGCCCTCCACTCGCTCGGCTTTACGGACAACAAGCTCTATGACGGCTCCTGGTCGGAATGGGGAGCGCGCGACGATACGCCGATCAAGAAGGGCGCCGGCATCATCGACGATGCCTCATCCTCGCCCAAGGAGTGA
- the ald gene encoding alanine dehydrogenase produces MRVGCPKEIKNHEYRVGLTPGAVREYIAHGHEVIVETGAGAGIGADDGAYQAAGAKIVATAAEIFQRADMVVKVKEPQPSEWAQLREGQLLYTYLHLAPDPEQTKGLVESGVTAVAYETVTDDHGGLPLLAPMSEVAGRLAIQAGATALQKANGGRGILLGGVPGVLPARVSVIGGGVVGLNAAKMAVGLGAEVTILDRSLPRLRQLDDIFNGRVRTRFSTIEALEEEVFTADLVIGAVLIPGAAAPKLVTREMLSGMKRGAVIVDVAIDQGGCFETSHATTHSDPTYEVDGIVHYCVANMPGAVPITSAHALNNATMQHGLKLADRGLKAIAEDRHLRAGLNVHAGRITNRAVADALGYEAVEPQAILKVA; encoded by the coding sequence ATGCGTGTCGGTTGCCCGAAAGAAATCAAGAATCACGAATACCGCGTCGGCCTGACGCCGGGCGCCGTGCGCGAATACATCGCCCATGGCCATGAAGTGATCGTCGAAACGGGTGCGGGCGCCGGCATCGGTGCCGACGACGGGGCTTACCAGGCAGCCGGCGCCAAGATCGTGGCGACCGCTGCGGAAATCTTCCAGCGCGCTGACATGGTGGTGAAGGTCAAGGAGCCGCAGCCGTCCGAGTGGGCGCAACTGCGCGAAGGCCAGTTGCTTTACACCTATCTGCACCTCGCTCCGGATCCTGAGCAGACCAAGGGTCTCGTCGAATCCGGCGTAACGGCCGTCGCCTATGAAACCGTGACCGACGACCATGGCGGCCTGCCGCTTCTCGCCCCGATGTCGGAAGTCGCCGGGCGCCTTGCCATCCAGGCCGGAGCGACGGCGCTGCAGAAGGCCAATGGCGGCCGCGGCATCCTGCTTGGCGGCGTTCCAGGCGTTCTTCCCGCACGTGTCTCCGTCATCGGTGGCGGTGTCGTCGGTCTGAACGCGGCCAAGATGGCTGTCGGCCTCGGCGCCGAGGTGACGATTCTCGATCGTTCTCTGCCGCGCCTGCGCCAGCTCGACGACATCTTCAACGGTCGCGTGCGCACGCGCTTCTCCACGATCGAGGCGCTGGAAGAAGAAGTCTTCACGGCCGATCTGGTCATCGGTGCCGTTCTGATTCCCGGTGCAGCGGCGCCGAAGCTCGTCACCCGCGAAATGCTGTCGGGCATGAAGCGTGGCGCGGTCATCGTCGATGTCGCGATTGACCAGGGCGGCTGCTTCGAGACCAGCCATGCGACGACGCATTCCGACCCGACCTACGAGGTCGACGGCATCGTGCATTACTGCGTGGCCAACATGCCGGGCGCCGTCCCGATCACATCGGCTCACGCGCTGAACAACGCGACCATGCAGCACGGCCTGAAACTTGCCGATCGAGGCTTGAAGGCGATTGCCGAAGACCGGCATCTGCGCGCAGGCCTCAATGTCCATGCAGGCCGCATCACCAACCGCGCCGTTGCCGATGCGCTCGGCTACGAAGCCGTGGAGCCGCAGGCCATCCTCAAGGTCGCTTGA
- a CDS encoding HlyU family transcriptional regulator has translation MSLLSKLFGLGGEKAAPKPAAAAPIEHQGCEIVAQPMSEGGQWRVAGIIAKIVDGQRIERHFIRADLCMTEEEAVEVSQRKGRQIIEQNPRLFADPSETGPV, from the coding sequence ATGTCACTTCTTTCCAAGCTGTTCGGCCTTGGCGGCGAGAAGGCCGCACCAAAGCCTGCGGCAGCCGCTCCCATCGAGCATCAGGGCTGTGAGATCGTCGCGCAGCCGATGAGCGAAGGCGGTCAGTGGCGCGTTGCCGGCATCATCGCGAAGATCGTGGACGGCCAGCGCATCGAGCGCCATTTCATCCGCGCCGATCTCTGCATGACGGAAGAGGAGGCCGTTGAGGTCTCGCAGCGCAAGGGTCGCCAGATCATCGAGCAGAACCCGCGGCTCTTCGCCGATCCGAGCGAGACCGGTCCGGTCTGA
- a CDS encoding MFS transporter, which translates to MKEDVSKPATFAALAPLRHPTFRAIWLGAMASNFGMLIQTVGAAWLMTQLAASADMVALVQASNALPIAFLALISGAIADSYDRRKVMLFAQCFMLVVATVLAIAAWYEALTPWTLLGLTFLIGSGMALNNPSWQASVGDMVGRDDLPQAVTLNSMGFNLSRSVGPAIGGAIVAAAGAAAAFAINAASYLVLIFVLVRWKPSLPASTLPRESLGSAVMTGLRYLVMSPKIEIVMLRSAMFGISASAVMALMPLIARDILAGGPQLFGLLLGAFGLGAVAVALSNSALRARFAGETLIRTGFLGFAACAFIASFSRSAPLTMVAMTLGGACWVLTLSLFNTTVQLSTPRWVVGRLLSLYQMATFTGMALGSWIWGLVTESYGASNALLAASVLMVAGAAIGLVLPLPAPPRLKLDPLNRWKEPHLALDIKPQSGPIVIMVEYRIGNDDMPEFLKSMAERRRLRFRNGARHWTLMRDLEDPELWQETYHLPTWTEYQRYHQRTTEADAVIAEAIRAMHKGPGKPVIHRMIERSTDWSANQHVTPKDMLDIH; encoded by the coding sequence ATGAAGGAAGACGTTTCCAAGCCTGCGACGTTTGCCGCGCTCGCACCGCTCAGGCATCCGACATTCCGCGCGATCTGGCTCGGCGCCATGGCATCGAATTTCGGCATGCTTATCCAGACGGTGGGCGCCGCGTGGCTAATGACGCAGCTTGCGGCTTCCGCCGACATGGTGGCGCTGGTCCAAGCCTCGAATGCGCTGCCGATCGCTTTTCTCGCGCTGATCTCGGGCGCAATTGCCGACAGCTACGACCGGCGCAAGGTGATGCTTTTTGCGCAATGCTTCATGCTGGTCGTCGCGACCGTGCTTGCGATTGCCGCATGGTACGAAGCGCTGACCCCATGGACGCTGCTCGGCCTGACTTTCCTGATCGGCTCCGGCATGGCGCTGAACAATCCCTCCTGGCAGGCATCCGTCGGCGACATGGTGGGCCGGGACGATCTCCCCCAGGCGGTGACGCTGAACTCGATGGGCTTCAATCTGTCGCGCAGCGTCGGCCCAGCGATCGGCGGCGCGATCGTCGCTGCGGCGGGGGCTGCTGCCGCCTTCGCCATCAATGCCGCGAGCTATCTCGTGCTGATCTTCGTGCTGGTGCGTTGGAAACCGTCGCTTCCGGCGAGCACGCTGCCGCGCGAGAGCCTCGGCAGTGCCGTCATGACGGGCCTTCGCTATCTGGTCATGTCGCCGAAGATCGAGATCGTCATGCTGCGCAGCGCCATGTTCGGCATTTCGGCAAGCGCCGTGATGGCGCTGATGCCGCTGATTGCACGCGACATCCTGGCTGGCGGCCCGCAGCTCTTCGGCCTGCTGCTCGGCGCGTTCGGGCTCGGGGCGGTGGCTGTTGCGCTTTCCAATTCGGCGCTGCGGGCGCGCTTTGCCGGTGAAACGCTGATCCGCACGGGCTTCCTCGGCTTCGCCGCGTGCGCCTTCATCGCTTCGTTCAGCCGCTCCGCACCGCTGACCATGGTCGCGATGACGCTTGGCGGCGCCTGCTGGGTGCTGACGCTTTCGCTCTTCAACACGACCGTGCAGCTGTCGACGCCGCGCTGGGTCGTCGGGCGGCTGCTGTCGCTCTACCAGATGGCGACCTTCACGGGCATGGCGCTCGGGTCCTGGATCTGGGGCCTGGTCACGGAAAGCTATGGCGCTTCGAACGCGCTTCTTGCAGCATCGGTTCTCATGGTGGCGGGTGCTGCGATCGGCCTCGTCCTGCCGCTGCCGGCCCCGCCGCGGCTGAAACTCGATCCGCTGAACCGGTGGAAGGAGCCGCATCTCGCCCTCGACATCAAGCCGCAGAGCGGCCCGATCGTCATCATGGTCGAGTATCGGATCGGCAATGACGACATGCCGGAATTCCTGAAGTCCATGGCGGAACGCCGGCGCCTGCGGTTCCGCAACGGCGCGCGCCACTGGACCTTGATGCGCGATCTCGAGGATCCCGAACTCTGGCAGGAGACCTATCACCTGCCGACATGGACGGAATATCAGCGCTACCATCAGCGCACGACGGAGGCCGATGCCGTTATCGCGGAAGCCATCCGCGCCATGCACAAGGGCCCGGGCAAGCCGGTGATCCATCGCATGATCGAGCGCTCAACCGACTGGAGCGCCAATCAGCACGTCACGCCCAAGGACATGCTCGATATTCATTGA
- a CDS encoding GNAT family N-acetyltransferase — translation MAKPPSGHHPLPINVQAALMRTRDIPLHFYRYLQYRIGRDFHWVYRLRLDDETLAAIVHDPATSIDVLYLDGAPAGFFELKRESEEVVDLAYFGLMKHAQGRGLGRWFLRQAIDAAWALGPDRVTVNTCTLDHKAALSLYQKMGFSPIGQTETFIHPMTDADHLRLAALD, via the coding sequence ATGGCGAAACCGCCATCCGGCCACCATCCGCTGCCAATCAATGTGCAGGCTGCCTTGATGCGCACGCGGGATATCCCGCTGCACTTCTACCGCTATTTGCAGTACCGGATCGGTCGCGACTTCCATTGGGTTTATCGGCTACGCCTTGACGACGAAACGCTTGCGGCCATCGTGCACGACCCGGCGACCAGCATCGACGTGCTCTATCTGGACGGGGCGCCGGCCGGTTTCTTCGAACTGAAGCGGGAGAGCGAAGAGGTCGTCGACCTCGCCTATTTCGGCCTGATGAAGCACGCGCAGGGCCGAGGCCTCGGTCGCTGGTTCCTGCGCCAGGCGATCGATGCCGCGTGGGCACTCGGGCCGGACAGAGTGACGGTGAACACCTGTACGCTGGACCACAAGGCGGCGCTATCGCTCTACCAGAAAATGGGCTTTAGCCCCATCGGCCAGACGGAAACCTTCATCCACCCGATGACCGACGCCGATCACCTGCGGCTCGCGGCACTCGACTGA
- a CDS encoding Lrp/AsnC family transcriptional regulator, protein MEFDAIDRAMLKRLQEEGRISNANLAEAVGLSPSASSRRLDLLEKSGVIRGYHARLSDKALGYGMTAIVHISLSGQFARTLAEFEKAVKLCSNVLSCYLMSGEYDYVLRVVVKSLEDYERLHRDWLSALPHVVRINSSFALRDVIDRPNIGIDAEHF, encoded by the coding sequence ATGGAATTCGATGCTATCGATCGTGCGATGCTTAAGCGGTTGCAGGAAGAAGGCCGCATCTCGAATGCCAATCTCGCCGAGGCCGTGGGGCTGTCGCCATCAGCCTCTTCCCGCCGACTTGACCTGCTCGAAAAATCAGGCGTCATCCGCGGTTACCACGCCCGACTGTCGGACAAGGCGCTGGGCTACGGCATGACGGCGATCGTCCATATCTCGCTGTCCGGCCAATTCGCGCGCACGCTCGCCGAGTTCGAGAAGGCCGTGAAGCTCTGCTCGAACGTGCTGTCCTGCTACCTGATGTCGGGCGAGTACGATTATGTGCTGCGGGTCGTGGTCAAGAGCCTCGAGGATTACGAGAGGCTGCATCGCGACTGGCTGTCGGCCCTGCCCCATGTCGTGCGCATCAACTCATCCTTCGCGCTTCGCGACGTCATCGACAGGCCGAATATCGGCATCGATGCGGAACATTTCTGA
- the mfd gene encoding transcription-repair coupling factor, with product MIEGLSLDLLTKNRTPVTLAHVPAGAEPLVIAEMARAGQAVAYVVSDGQRMGDIAQALAFVAPEIPVLQLPAWDCLPYDRVSPSTEAAARRISALTSLIGYQAKPHPAIALVSVNAMLLKAPPVSVIDGLGFTAKAGSQVGMDAIITRLAANGFERVSTVREVGEFAVRGGILDVYVPGAQEPLRLDFFGNTLESVRSFDPATQRTTGQAKMLDLHPMSEVTLTPETISRFRTNYLALFGAATRDDALYQAISEGRRYAGMEHWLPLFYDKLDTAFDYLKGFSFVTDHLVAEAAAERSVQIKDHYEARRHAGEQSGKGQGTPYKPVAPDSLYLDASEVMTRIDALHGIRMTPFDEPETSDRRVVTLQAKPGPRWARRVEEARQAGSADDERENLFETASRHIANKRADGKRVLVTGWSEGSLDRLLQVLSEHGLARIKRIEKLDDILKLAKGEAAAAILPLEQGFETGDLVVIGEQDILGDRLVRRARRKKRGSDYISEVAGLEEGAIVVHAEHGIGRFVGLKIIEAMGAPHDCLELHYAGDAKLYLPVENIELLSRYSSEGTEVTLDKLGGVAWQARKAKLKKRLLDMAGGLIRIAAERRMRSAPVLTTPEGLYDEFAARFPYDETEDQMNAIEAVRGDLGEGQPMDRLICGDVGFGKTEVALRAAFVAAMNGIQVALVVPTTLLARQHYKTFAERFRGLPIRVAQASRLVGAKELALTKGEIASGKCDIVIGTHALLGSSIKFANLGLLIIDEEQHFGVKHKERLKELKSDVHVLTLSATPIPRTLQLAMTGVRELSLITTPPVDRLAVRTFISPFDALTIRETLLREHYRGGQSFYVCPRIADLEDVSAFLQSEVPELKVATAHGQMPAGQLDDIMNAFYDGQYDVLLSTTIVESGLDVPRANTLIVHRADMFGLAQLYQLRGRVGRSKVRAFALFTLPANRLIAPMAERRLKVLQSLDELGAGFQLASHDLDLRGAGNLLGEEQSGHIKEVGFELYQQMLEEAVAELKGEDEVRDTGWSPQITVGTPVMIPEDYVPDLHLRLGLYRRLGEVTDLGEIDDFGAELIDRFGPMPKEVQHLLKIVYIKALCRTANVEKLDAGPKGVVVQFRDKQFPNPAGLVQHIAKLGNQAKIRPDQSVVFIRELPTPEKRLGGAAVIMNTLADIVKAA from the coding sequence ATGATCGAAGGCCTGTCGCTCGATCTCTTGACCAAGAACCGCACGCCGGTCACGCTTGCCCATGTGCCGGCGGGCGCAGAACCGCTCGTCATCGCCGAAATGGCGCGGGCTGGGCAGGCGGTCGCCTATGTGGTTTCGGACGGTCAGCGCATGGGCGATATCGCGCAGGCGTTGGCCTTCGTCGCGCCGGAGATTCCGGTGTTGCAATTGCCGGCATGGGACTGCCTGCCTTACGACCGCGTTTCGCCGAGCACCGAAGCCGCCGCGCGCCGCATTTCCGCGCTGACGTCGCTCATCGGCTATCAAGCAAAACCGCATCCGGCCATTGCGCTCGTGTCGGTCAATGCGATGCTCTTGAAGGCACCGCCGGTATCGGTGATCGACGGGCTCGGCTTCACTGCAAAGGCCGGCAGCCAGGTCGGCATGGACGCCATCATCACGCGGCTTGCCGCAAACGGCTTCGAGCGGGTCTCGACCGTGCGCGAAGTTGGCGAATTCGCCGTGCGTGGCGGCATCCTCGATGTCTACGTGCCAGGCGCACAGGAACCGCTTCGCCTCGATTTCTTCGGCAACACGCTGGAAAGCGTGCGCAGCTTCGATCCCGCGACGCAGCGCACCACCGGCCAGGCGAAGATGCTCGACCTTCATCCGATGAGCGAGGTCACGCTGACGCCGGAAACGATCAGCCGCTTCCGCACGAACTACCTGGCCCTCTTCGGCGCAGCGACGCGCGACGACGCGCTCTACCAGGCGATCAGCGAAGGCCGCCGCTATGCCGGCATGGAGCATTGGCTCCCTCTCTTCTACGACAAGCTGGATACGGCCTTCGACTATCTGAAGGGATTTTCGTTCGTCACCGATCATCTGGTGGCTGAAGCCGCGGCCGAGCGTTCGGTCCAGATCAAGGACCACTACGAGGCACGCCGCCACGCCGGCGAGCAGTCCGGCAAAGGGCAGGGCACGCCCTACAAGCCCGTCGCGCCTGACAGCCTCTATCTCGACGCATCGGAAGTCATGACGCGCATCGATGCGCTGCACGGCATCCGGATGACGCCTTTCGACGAGCCGGAAACCTCCGATCGGCGTGTCGTGACGCTTCAGGCCAAGCCCGGCCCGCGCTGGGCGCGCAGGGTTGAGGAAGCCCGCCAGGCCGGCAGCGCCGACGACGAGCGCGAGAACCTCTTCGAGACCGCCTCGCGCCACATCGCCAACAAGCGCGCCGACGGCAAGCGCGTGCTCGTGACCGGCTGGTCGGAAGGCTCGCTCGATCGCTTGCTGCAGGTGCTGAGCGAGCATGGGCTTGCGCGCATCAAGCGGATCGAGAAGCTTGACGACATCCTCAAGCTGGCCAAGGGCGAGGCGGCTGCCGCGATCCTGCCGCTGGAGCAGGGCTTCGAGACGGGCGATCTCGTCGTCATCGGTGAGCAAGACATTCTGGGCGACCGGCTCGTTCGCCGCGCGCGGCGCAAGAAGCGCGGCTCGGACTACATTTCCGAAGTGGCAGGGCTGGAGGAAGGGGCGATCGTCGTCCATGCCGAGCATGGCATCGGCCGCTTCGTCGGCCTGAAGATCATCGAGGCGATGGGCGCGCCCCACGACTGCCTCGAGCTGCACTATGCCGGCGACGCCAAGCTCTATCTGCCGGTCGAGAACATCGAGCTTCTGTCGCGCTACAGTTCCGAGGGGACCGAGGTCACGCTCGACAAGCTCGGTGGCGTTGCCTGGCAAGCGCGCAAGGCCAAGCTGAAGAAGCGCCTGCTCGACATGGCGGGTGGGCTGATCCGCATCGCGGCGGAGCGCCGAATGCGCTCGGCACCGGTCCTCACGACGCCGGAAGGCCTCTACGACGAGTTCGCGGCCCGTTTCCCGTACGACGAGACGGAAGACCAGATGAACGCCATCGAGGCCGTGCGTGGCGACCTTGGCGAAGGCCAGCCGATGGATCGTCTGATTTGCGGCGACGTGGGCTTCGGCAAGACGGAGGTCGCGCTGCGCGCAGCCTTCGTCGCGGCGATGAATGGCATCCAGGTGGCGCTGGTCGTGCCGACGACGCTGCTCGCGCGCCAGCACTACAAGACCTTCGCCGAGCGCTTCCGTGGCCTGCCGATCCGGGTTGCCCAGGCATCCCGCCTCGTTGGTGCGAAGGAACTCGCGCTGACCAAGGGCGAGATCGCCAGCGGCAAGTGCGACATCGTCATAGGCACGCACGCTCTACTCGGCTCGTCGATCAAATTCGCCAATCTCGGCCTGCTGATCATCGACGAGGAACAGCATTTCGGCGTCAAGCATAAGGAACGGCTGAAAGAGCTGAAGTCGGACGTGCACGTGCTGACGCTATCGGCAACTCCGATCCCACGCACGCTGCAGCTGGCCATGACGGGTGTACGCGAGCTGTCGCTGATCACCACGCCCCCGGTCGACCGGCTCGCGGTGCGCACCTTCATCTCGCCCTTCGATGCGTTGACGATCCGCGAGACCTTGCTGCGTGAGCATTATCGCGGCGGCCAGAGCTTCTATGTCTGCCCGCGCATCGCCGATCTGGAAGACGTGTCGGCCTTCCTCCAGTCGGAAGTGCCGGAGCTGAAGGTCGCGACCGCACACGGCCAGATGCCGGCCGGTCAGCTCGACGACATCATGAACGCCTTCTATGACGGCCAGTACGATGTGCTGCTGTCGACGACGATCGTCGAATCCGGTCTCGATGTGCCGCGCGCCAACACCCTGATCGTCCACCGTGCGGACATGTTTGGCCTTGCCCAGCTTTACCAGCTGCGCGGCCGCGTCGGCCGGTCGAAGGTGCGTGCCTTCGCGCTCTTCACGCTGCCGGCGAACCGCCTCATCGCGCCCATGGCCGAGCGGCGCCTCAAGGTGCTGCAGTCCCTGGACGAACTCGGCGCCGGCTTCCAGCTCGCCAGCCACGACCTCGATCTGCGCGGCGCGGGCAATCTGCTCGGCGAAGAGCAGTCCGGTCACATCAAGGAGGTCGGCTTCGAGCTCTACCAGCAGATGCTGGAGGAGGCCGTGGCCGAATTGAAGGGCGAGGACGAGGTCCGCGATACCGGCTGGTCGCCGCAGATCACCGTCGGCACCCCGGTCATGATTCCGGAAGACTACGTGCCGGACCTGCATCTGCGTCTCGGCCTTTACCGGCGTCTCGGCGAGGTCACCGATCTCGGCGAGATCGACGATTTCGGTGCGGAACTCATCGACCGCTTCGGGCCTATGCCGAAGGAAGTGCAGCACCTCCTCAAGATCGTCTACATCAAGGCGCTCTGCCGCACGGCCAATGTCGAGAAGCTGGATGCGGGACCGAAGGGCGTCGTCGTGCAGTTCCGCGACAAGCAGTTCCCGAACCCGGCCGGCCTCGTCCAGCATATCGCGAAGCTCGGCAACCAGGCGAAGATTCGCCCCGACCAGAGCGTCGTCTTCATCCGCGAACTGCCGACCCCGGAAAAGCGCCTGGGCGGCGCCGCGGTGATCATGAACACGCTCGCGGATATCGTGAAGGCGGCTTGA
- a CDS encoding bifunctional 2',3'-cyclic-nucleotide 2'-phosphodiesterase/3'-nucleotidase: MIIRPKPFTLTRRTLLAGSAALSAVVMLHPFSARAQANQAHLRIMGTSDLHVHVYPYDYYADRENDTMGLARTAAIVNSIRAEATNAILLDNGDFLQGNPMGDYIAYERGMNEGDVHPVIKAMNVLGFDASTLGNHEFNYGLDFLFKALDGAEFPFVCSNVTRGTLAGNPLQDELYIQPYVILDRELTDGAGETHPIRIGIIGFVPPQIMTWDAAHLTGNAAARDMVEAARAFVPQMHEEGCDIVIALAHSGIGEEAHSAGMENAAIPLAAVEGIDAIVTGHLHRVFPGEEFEGVAGVDNANGTIAGKPGVMPGFWGSHLGLIDLMLERDGDSWRVVTHTSEARPIFERVEATVTPLVESDAEVLASVEAEHEATIAYVRTPVGRTAARLHSYFALVADDPSVQIVSQAQTWYIADILSRDPDYADLPVLSAAAPFKAGGRGGPDYYTDVPVGEIAIRNVADLYLYPNTIHAVAITGADLKEWLERSAGIFNQVEPGASDAALINPDFPSYNFDVIDGVTYEIDLSQPSRYDSEGVLVNESANRIKNLAFEGAPVDPAQRFAVATNNYRAGGGGSFPGITSDKIIFVGPDTNRDIIVRYIIEQGEIDPAADGNWRFSPMPDTTVVFDTGPAAADVIADVEGVMIEEAGAGENGFARYRITL; encoded by the coding sequence GTGATCATCCGACCGAAGCCCTTCACCCTCACCCGTCGCACTCTGCTGGCCGGATCGGCGGCGCTCTCTGCCGTCGTCATGCTGCATCCTTTCTCCGCACGGGCGCAGGCAAACCAGGCGCATCTGCGGATCATGGGCACGAGCGACCTGCACGTGCATGTCTACCCCTACGACTATTACGCCGACCGCGAAAACGACACGATGGGCCTCGCCCGTACGGCCGCGATCGTCAATTCGATCCGGGCGGAAGCAACGAACGCGATCCTGCTTGACAATGGCGATTTCCTGCAGGGCAATCCGATGGGCGACTACATCGCCTACGAGCGCGGCATGAACGAAGGCGACGTCCATCCGGTCATAAAGGCGATGAACGTGCTCGGCTTCGATGCGTCGACGCTCGGCAATCACGAATTCAACTACGGCCTCGACTTTCTGTTCAAGGCGCTCGATGGCGCGGAATTTCCCTTCGTCTGCTCAAATGTCACGCGCGGCACGCTTGCCGGCAATCCATTGCAGGACGAGCTTTATATCCAACCCTATGTCATTTTGGACCGAGAGCTGACCGACGGCGCCGGGGAAACCCATCCCATCCGCATCGGCATCATCGGTTTCGTGCCGCCACAGATCATGACCTGGGACGCCGCCCACCTCACCGGCAATGCCGCGGCGCGCGACATGGTGGAAGCCGCGCGTGCCTTCGTGCCGCAAATGCACGAAGAAGGCTGCGATATCGTCATCGCTCTCGCCCATTCGGGCATCGGCGAGGAAGCCCATAGCGCAGGCATGGAAAATGCTGCGATCCCGCTTGCCGCCGTCGAAGGCATCGATGCGATCGTCACCGGCCATCTGCACCGCGTCTTTCCGGGCGAGGAATTCGAAGGCGTGGCCGGCGTCGACAACGCCAACGGTACGATTGCCGGCAAGCCGGGCGTTATGCCGGGCTTCTGGGGTTCCCACCTCGGCCTCATCGACCTGATGCTTGAGCGCGACGGCGACAGCTGGCGGGTCGTCACGCACACCTCGGAGGCACGGCCGATCTTCGAGCGTGTCGAGGCGACCGTCACGCCGCTGGTCGAGAGCGACGCCGAGGTGCTCGCCTCCGTCGAAGCGGAGCACGAGGCGACCATCGCTTATGTCCGCACGCCCGTCGGTCGCACGGCAGCCCGGCTTCATTCCTATTTCGCGCTCGTTGCCGATGATCCATCGGTGCAGATCGTAAGCCAGGCGCAAACCTGGTACATCGCCGACATCCTCTCGCGCGATCCCGATTACGCCGATCTTCCGGTTCTCTCCGCAGCCGCACCGTTCAAGGCCGGTGGGCGTGGCGGGCCGGACTACTATACCGACGTGCCGGTCGGCGAGATCGCCATCCGCAACGTCGCCGATCTCTATCTCTACCCGAATACCATCCATGCGGTCGCCATCACCGGTGCCGATCTCAAGGAATGGCTGGAGCGCTCGGCAGGGATCTTCAACCAGGTCGAGCCCGGCGCCTCGGATGCCGCACTCATCAATCCGGACTTCCCATCCTACAATTTCGACGTGATCGACGGCGTCACCTACGAGATCGACCTGTCGCAACCATCCCGCTACGATTCAGAGGGCGTGCTCGTCAACGAGAGCGCCAACCGGATCAAGAACCTCGCCTTCGAAGGCGCGCCGGTCGATCCGGCCCAACGCTTCGCGGTCGCCACCAACAACTACCGCGCCGGCGGCGGTGGCAGCTTTCCGGGCATCACCTCCGACAAGATCATCTTCGTCGGTCCGGACACCAACCGCGATATCATCGTGCGCTACATCATCGAGCAGGGCGAGATCGATCCGGCGGCGGACGGCAATTGGCGCTTCAGCCCAATGCCTGACACCACCGTTGTCTTCGACACGGGCCCCGCAGCCGCCGACGTGATCGCCGATGTCGAAGGCGTGATGATCGAGGAGGCCGGGGCCGGCGAGAACGGGTTCGCCCGGTATCGGATCACATTGTAG